GTGCATGTGCCAAGCACCGGACGGCTCGACACGGTGCTCGTGCCGGGGCGTTCCTGCTTCCTGCGCCCGGGAAAGGGCCGAGCGCGCCGCTATCCGTATTCGCTGTTTCTCGTGCGCGCGCCGGAGAGCTGGGTGTGCATCGACGCGCTCGTGGCCAACGCGGTGGCGGAGGCCCTCCTCGTCGCCGGGAGGGTGCCGGGCGTGCCCGCCGGCGACGTGCGGCGCGAGGTGGCCTGGTGCGGACACCGCGTCGATTTTGCCGTTTCCGCCGAAGGCCGGCTGCATCTCATTGAAGTCAAGTCGGTCAACCTGGCCGTCGCGCGCCTCGCTCTCTTTCCCGACGCGCCGACGGAACGGGGCACGCGTCACCTGCGCGCCCTTCAGGAGGCCCAGCAACGCGATGCGGCCCAGGCGCACGTGCTCTTTGTCGTGCAACGCGCCGATGCGGACGCCTTCGCCCCCCACGAGGCGGTTGATCCCGCTTTCGCACAGGCGCTGCGCGCGCTGGCGGCCGCCGGTGCCAACGTGCAGGCGGTGCGAACCCGGGTTTCCCCATTGGGCCTCTCGGTGGCGGAGTGGCTGCCTGTCCGGCTGTGAGATGTGGCGGTCGACGCGTCCCGTAAGCCCACGGCCCTTCGTTGACGCTCATTCACCGTTCAGGAGGGATGGAGATGCGCGCCTCGTTTGTCCAGCCCGATCTCGAGACGTGGTTTTCTTCGTTCC
This sequence is a window from Calditerricola satsumensis. Protein-coding genes within it:
- the sfsA gene encoding DNA/RNA nuclease SfsA yields the protein MDLRFAELVPATFVRRLNRFVAEVDRDGERMPVHVPSTGRLDTVLVPGRSCFLRPGKGRARRYPYSLFLVRAPESWVCIDALVANAVAEALLVAGRVPGVPAGDVRREVAWCGHRVDFAVSAEGRLHLIEVKSVNLAVARLALFPDAPTERGTRHLRALQEAQQRDAAQAHVLFVVQRADADAFAPHEAVDPAFAQALRALAAAGANVQAVRTRVSPLGLSVAEWLPVRL